From the Glandiceps talaboti chromosome 10, keGlaTala1.1, whole genome shotgun sequence genome, one window contains:
- the LOC144440591 gene encoding large neutral amino acids transporter small subunit 1-like, which produces MDEVRHRKEADTTSVVASDAPSSAVAMKRQINLFASITIIMGSIIGSGIFISPKGVLEYSGSVGGALVVWSLCGVIAMLGGMCYAELGSSIKKGGGEYTYLNEAFGEFLAFLMLWVNFIIVSPGNCAIIAQTFAIYSIAPFYDDCDPPPWAVTLVAEACIILVYSYNCYSVKGATWVQNIFTVAKVLGLGIIICAGIVFLFMGQTEYLEDAFRGPGTDIFRLSLAFYNGLFAYVGWASMNNMAEEIVNPKRNFPIAAISSMAVITVIYVLTNIAYFTVLSPQEMLASSAVAVTWGELALGNAAWLMPVAVAMSTFGAVNGAALANSRYAFVAARDGMLPTLLSMIHINYLTPMPTLIAMMIITCVLCLYQDTGSLINYTGFSYWLFVGIVVTGLLWLRYKQPDLERPFKVPVLIAVIFALICYTLVIVSIFASPFEAVLGTIIIITAVPFYFYGVLWRNKPTKLRNFLDASLRFFQKWMMVVRQEISTF; this is translated from the exons ATGGATGAAGTCAGACATCGCAAGGAGGCAGACACTACATCAGTAGTTGCTAGCGACGCACCATCCAGTGCAGTGGCAATGAAAAGACAAATTAACTTATTTGCCAGTATAACTATTATTATGGGATCTATTATAGGGTCTGGTATTTTTATTTCTCCGAAAGGTGTCTTAGAGTACAGTGGTTCAGTTGGCGGTGCTTTAGTAGTATGGTCTTTGTGTGGTGTCATAGCTATGCTTGGTGGCATGTGTTATGCAGAACTTGGTTCGTCGATCAAGAAAGGTGGCGGCGAGTATACATATTTAAACGAAGCCTTCGGCGAGTTTCTAGCATTTTTGATGTTGTGGGTAAATTTCATCATTGTGTCACCTGGAAATTGTGCTATCATTGCACAGACATTTGCTATCTATTCAATCGCGCCGTTTTATGACGATTGCGATCCACCTCCCTGGGCCGTTACCTTGGTAGCAGAGGCTTGTATTA TCCTTGTGTATAGCTATAACTGCTATAGTGTAAAAGGAGCTACATgggtacaaaatattttcacagtAGCGAAGGTCCTTGGTCTAGGCATCATCATATGTGCTGGTATTGTCTTCCTGTTTATGG GACAGACTGAGTATTTAGAAGATGCATTTAGGGGGCCTGGAACAGACATTTTTCGACTCTCGTTGGCTTTTTATAATGGTTTATTCGCTTATGTTGGCTG ggCAAGCATGAACAATATGGCTGAAGAAATAGTCAATCCTAAAAg GAATTTCCCCATCGCTGCCATATCGTCTATGGCTGTAATTACTGTCATCTACGTCTTGACTAATATAGCATATTTCACCGTACTGTCACCCCAAGAAATGTTGGCATCTAGCGCCGTTGCCGTG ACATGGGGTGAACTTGCCTTAGGGAATGCAGCATGGTTAATGCCGGTAGCTGTTGCAATGTCTACTTTTGGTGCCGTCAATGGGGCTGCGTTGGCCAACTCCAG ATATGCGTTTGTTGCTGCTAGAGATGGTATGCTGCCGACACTTCTTAGTATGATCCATATTAACTATCTAACACCAATGCCTACTctcattgccatg ATGATAATCACCTGTGTACTATGCCTGTATCAGGACACCGGCAGTCTCATCAACTATACCGGGTTTTCTTATTGGTTGTTTGTGGGTATCGTTGTCACAGGGTTGCTATGGTTACGATACAAACAACCCGATTTGGAAAGGCCGTTCAAG GTACCTGTTTTAATTGCAGTAATATTTGCATTGATTTGCTACACTTTGGTGATTGTATCAATCTTTGCCTCGCCCTTTGAAGCTGTGTTGGGAACTATTATCATCATAACTGCGGTACCGTTCTATTTCTATGGTGTCCTTTGGAGAAACAAACCAACCAAACTTAGAAACTTTCTTG ATGCCTCGTTGCGGTTCTTTCAAAAATGGATGATGGTCGTTCGACAAGAAATCTCCACATTTTGA